The Halomicronema hongdechloris C2206 genome includes a window with the following:
- the glmU gene encoding bifunctional UDP-N-acetylglucosamine diphosphorylase/glucosamine-1-phosphate N-acetyltransferase GlmU — MVAVAILAAGKGTRMKSNLPKVLHLVGGQSMVERVLGSLSEIDPDPRLIVVGYGREHVKATLASLPGLTFVDQLEQLGTGHAVQQVMPYLGDYAGDLLVLNGDVPLLRPSSLKKLVDLHQHHGNAATLLTAQIADSSGYGRVFCSEDNLVTEIVEHRDCSPAQLKNPRINAGVYCFHWPALKQILPHLQTDNDQKEYYLTDVIQEMSPVMAVDVDDPQEILGINDRKQLAAAYAILQQRIKDHWMAAGVTLIDPDSITIDTETTLEPDVVIEPQTHLRGKTTIGRDSHIGPNCLIENSHIGSNVTALYSVISDSTVQSDSRVGPYTHLRGQAAIGQQCRVGNFVEIKKSTVGDGTNVAHLAYLGDATLGQQVNVGAGTITANYDGYQKHATTIGDHTKTGSNSVFVAPVAIGQGVTVGAGSVVTKDVPDDCLVVARAPQKVIPGWQPKSERQSSD, encoded by the coding sequence ATGGTAGCGGTTGCGATCTTAGCTGCCGGCAAAGGCACGCGGATGAAGTCCAACTTGCCTAAGGTGCTACATCTGGTGGGGGGGCAATCCATGGTAGAGCGAGTCTTGGGAAGTTTGAGTGAGATTGATCCCGACCCTCGCCTGATTGTTGTGGGCTATGGCCGTGAACACGTGAAAGCCACCCTGGCCTCTCTGCCAGGATTAACCTTTGTAGACCAACTGGAACAGCTGGGCACTGGCCATGCCGTGCAGCAAGTCATGCCTTACCTGGGCGACTACGCCGGAGATTTGCTGGTCTTGAATGGAGATGTGCCCCTGTTACGGCCTAGCTCTTTGAAAAAGCTGGTCGACCTGCATCAACACCATGGCAATGCCGCTACCCTACTCACAGCCCAGATCGCTGACTCCAGTGGCTATGGGCGTGTTTTCTGCAGTGAGGACAACCTCGTCACTGAAATCGTGGAGCATCGCGATTGCAGCCCAGCCCAGCTCAAAAATCCCCGCATTAATGCCGGGGTGTACTGTTTTCACTGGCCTGCCCTGAAACAGATCCTGCCCCACCTACAGACCGATAATGACCAAAAAGAATACTATCTCACCGATGTCATCCAAGAAATGTCCCCCGTAATGGCGGTAGATGTAGACGATCCCCAAGAAATCCTCGGCATCAATGACCGTAAGCAATTGGCGGCTGCCTATGCGATTCTGCAGCAACGGATTAAGGACCACTGGATGGCCGCTGGCGTCACCTTAATTGATCCCGACAGCATCACCATCGATACCGAGACCACCCTGGAGCCAGATGTGGTGATTGAGCCCCAGACCCACCTACGCGGCAAGACCACCATCGGTCGGGACAGTCATATCGGCCCCAACTGTTTGATCGAGAATAGCCATATTGGCTCTAATGTCACCGCCCTGTATTCCGTCATCAGCGACAGCACGGTACAGAGTGACAGCCGCGTTGGTCCTTACACCCACCTGCGGGGCCAAGCAGCCATTGGCCAACAGTGCCGTGTCGGCAACTTTGTCGAGATTAAGAAATCCACGGTAGGAGATGGCACCAACGTGGCCCACTTGGCTTATCTAGGCGATGCCACCCTAGGACAACAGGTGAATGTGGGGGCAGGTACCATCACCGCCAACTACGATGGCTACCAGAAGCATGCCACCACCATTGGCGACCACACCAAGACTGGCTCCAATAGTGTTTTCGTGGCCCCCGTTGCCATTGGCCAGGGAGTCACGGTGGGGGCTGGCTCGGTGGTCACCAAAGATGTACCGGACGATTGCCTGGTGGTGGCGCGGGCACCGCAGAAGGTGATTCCGGGTTGGCAACCCAAGTCAGAGCGACAGTCCTCAGACTAA
- a CDS encoding ion channel: MVLKQPLRPSQRLVVRDGEFPDVVRLGDPHSPWRDLYHLLITIPWIGFIPLMGLIYLAVNAAFAIAYLIGGNHIANATNGSFFDTFFFSVQTMASIGYGAMYPQTLYANWLVVIEAFVGLLFIAMVTGLSFTRFASPTARILFSHYAVVAPHNSIPTLMFRAANKRRNRILEAQIWLTLVRDEYTTEGEFFRRFYDLALTRSHTPLFALSWTAMHPITPSSPLYGETPDSLAAANAEIIVILTGIDETMSQTIHARHSFIADEILWNYRFADILGWTRDKRRAINFNCFDQVSPIR; encoded by the coding sequence ATGGTACTCAAGCAACCTCTACGGCCATCCCAGCGCCTAGTCGTGCGGGATGGAGAATTCCCTGATGTCGTCCGACTGGGAGATCCCCATTCCCCTTGGCGAGATCTCTACCACCTATTAATCACGATCCCCTGGATTGGCTTCATCCCCCTGATGGGCCTAATTTATTTGGCCGTCAATGCTGCCTTTGCCATCGCCTATCTAATCGGTGGTAACCATATCGCCAACGCTACTAACGGTTCCTTCTTCGACACTTTCTTCTTCAGCGTTCAGACCATGGCCTCCATTGGCTACGGAGCCATGTATCCTCAAACCCTCTATGCCAACTGGCTCGTCGTCATAGAAGCCTTCGTCGGCTTACTGTTTATCGCCATGGTTACAGGGCTGAGTTTTACCCGCTTTGCCTCACCCACCGCCCGCATCTTATTTAGCCACTACGCCGTCGTCGCTCCTCACAACAGCATTCCCACCCTGATGTTCCGAGCCGCCAACAAGCGGCGCAACCGTATCTTAGAAGCCCAAATCTGGCTGACCCTAGTGCGGGATGAATATACCACCGAAGGCGAATTTTTTCGCCGATTTTACGATCTGGCCCTGACTCGCTCCCATACCCCCCTATTTGCCCTGAGTTGGACCGCCATGCATCCGATCACCCCAAGCAGTCCCCTCTACGGCGAAACCCCTGATTCTTTGGCAGCCGCCAACGCCGAAATCATCGTCATTCTCACCGGCATCGATGAAACCATGTCACAAACTATCCATGCTCGCCATTCCTTCATCGCCGATGAGATTCTCTGGAACTATCGCTTTGCCGATATCCTTGGCTGGACGAGGGATAAGCGGCGGGCCATCAACTTCAATTGCTTCGATCAGGTTTCCCCGATTCGCTAA
- a CDS encoding 4-hydroxybenzoate solanesyltransferase, whose protein sequence is MTSPQIQRSEPTWRAIVRLLRWHKPTGRLILMVPALWAVFLAARGGPPWPLVGVIVVGSLVTSAAGCVVNDLWDRRIDAQVERTRQRPLAAQTLSVPVGIVVALAAFLCAYGLALYLNPLSFWLCVVAVPVIVLYPTAKRVFPVPQLVLSIAWGFAVLIPWTAVTGRLEAPMALLWVATLLWTLGFDTVYAIPDREYDRRLGIHSSALFFGRRTPVMVGLCFLGSGLCLGGLGWVMGLGVAYWLALAIALLIWGRQTFQLSQYAPPPQRYGQIFRQNVWLGFLLLAGMILGML, encoded by the coding sequence ATGACTAGCCCCCAAATTCAGCGGTCTGAACCGACCTGGCGTGCGATTGTGCGGCTACTGCGATGGCATAAACCCACGGGACGTTTAATCCTGATGGTGCCCGCGTTATGGGCAGTCTTTTTAGCAGCCCGAGGGGGGCCTCCCTGGCCCCTGGTGGGGGTGATCGTGGTAGGCAGCTTAGTGACGAGCGCGGCCGGATGTGTGGTCAATGATCTCTGGGATCGCCGCATTGATGCCCAGGTCGAGCGCACCCGCCAACGGCCCTTGGCGGCACAAACTCTGTCGGTGCCAGTGGGCATCGTAGTGGCCCTAGCCGCGTTTCTCTGCGCCTACGGGTTGGCCCTCTATCTCAATCCCCTCAGTTTCTGGCTCTGTGTAGTGGCGGTGCCGGTGATCGTGCTGTATCCGACTGCCAAGCGAGTCTTTCCAGTACCCCAGTTGGTGCTATCGATAGCCTGGGGATTCGCCGTGTTGATTCCCTGGACAGCGGTGACGGGTCGATTGGAAGCCCCGATGGCATTACTCTGGGTAGCAACGCTACTATGGACCCTGGGATTCGATACGGTCTACGCCATCCCCGATCGAGAGTATGATCGGCGCTTAGGCATTCACTCCAGTGCACTATTTTTCGGGCGGCGCACCCCGGTGATGGTGGGGCTATGCTTTCTCGGATCTGGCCTATGCCTAGGAGGCCTGGGCTGGGTTATGGGCCTAGGAGTGGCCTACTGGTTAGCCCTGGCGATCGCACTGTTAATCTGGGGTCGCCAGACCTTTCAACTCAGCCAATATGCCCCGCCTCCTCAGCGCTATGGCCAAATCTTTCGCCAAAATGTCTGGCTGGGGTTTTTGCTTCTGGCTGGCATGATTCTGGGAATGCTCTGA
- a CDS encoding Hfq-like protein: MSTSPHVRQLQAFIRDQQSLEIKLVYR, from the coding sequence ATGTCAACCTCCCCCCATGTTCGGCAGTTGCAGGCCTTCATTCGCGACCAACAGAGCTTGGAAATCAAACTAGTTTACCGGTGA
- a CDS encoding branched-chain amino acid ABC transporter permease has protein sequence MLDLLQLVIYGLVLGSILSLGAIGVSLTFGILRFANFAHGDFMAMGAYFAFTFIVLLQWPFWPSLGLACGLTVLAVLAADWLVFRHLRQRSPVILLISSFGIALIFRSLIQLGWGADQRVYRQGIQSPLQWAGLTIKPDQITIVVGALGLMVALHLFLRYTRTGKAMRAMADNVDLARVSGINTERVAMWTWVIGAVLACAAGVFLGLDTQLNPTMGWRLLLPIFASAILGGIGSPYGAIVGGLIIGLASELSTLVLSPAYKSAVAFAILVLMLIVRPTGLFGGR, from the coding sequence GTGCTTGATCTGCTACAGCTGGTGATCTATGGCCTAGTGCTGGGAAGCATTTTGTCGCTGGGGGCCATTGGTGTGTCGTTGACGTTTGGCATTCTGCGGTTTGCAAATTTTGCCCACGGCGATTTCATGGCCATGGGAGCCTATTTCGCCTTCACGTTTATAGTGCTCTTGCAGTGGCCATTCTGGCCCAGTTTGGGGCTGGCGTGTGGATTGACGGTATTGGCAGTCTTAGCCGCGGATTGGCTAGTATTTCGTCATCTGCGCCAACGTTCCCCAGTGATTCTGCTGATTTCTTCCTTTGGCATTGCCCTGATTTTTCGCAGCCTGATTCAGTTGGGGTGGGGGGCGGATCAACGGGTGTACCGTCAGGGCATTCAGTCGCCGCTGCAGTGGGCAGGGCTAACCATTAAGCCCGATCAGATTACCATCGTCGTGGGAGCCCTGGGGTTGATGGTGGCACTCCATTTATTTTTGCGCTATACCCGCACGGGTAAAGCGATGCGAGCCATGGCGGATAATGTCGACCTGGCCCGGGTATCAGGCATTAACACTGAGCGGGTGGCCATGTGGACTTGGGTGATTGGGGCGGTGTTGGCCTGTGCTGCTGGGGTATTTCTCGGCTTGGATACCCAGTTGAATCCCACCATGGGCTGGCGGTTGCTGCTGCCGATTTTTGCCTCGGCTATTTTGGGGGGGATTGGCAGCCCCTATGGCGCTATTGTTGGCGGGCTGATTATTGGTTTGGCCTCGGAGTTATCGACGTTAGTGCTGTCCCCAGCTTACAAATCAGCGGTGGCGTTTGCCATTTTGGTGCTGATGCTAATTGTGCGACCGACGGGTTTGTTTGGAGGACGCTGA
- the surE gene encoding 5'/3'-nucleotidase SurE yields the protein MTIVLTNDDGIDAPGIMALRQALNGRAAAIVAPEQPLSGCSHQINRGGPITIGARHCDEYAIGGTPADCTRVALSHLYPQAQWLLSGINAGGNLGADIHVSGTVAAVREAALLRIPGIALSHYIHRGRPIDWTLAIRLATKVLERLLAHPPKAGQFWNVNLPHLTMADPEPELVFCPLCTQPLPTDFVVEGDQFHYVGDYSQRRYDPDSDVAVCFGGQISVTPIHLW from the coding sequence GTGACCATCGTATTAACCAATGACGACGGCATTGACGCACCTGGGATTATGGCCCTGCGTCAAGCCCTCAATGGTCGCGCCGCCGCCATTGTTGCTCCCGAGCAGCCCCTCTCCGGCTGTAGTCATCAAATCAATCGAGGCGGGCCGATTACCATTGGTGCTCGCCACTGCGATGAGTATGCCATCGGCGGTACTCCCGCCGACTGTACCCGAGTTGCCCTCAGCCATCTCTACCCTCAGGCCCAATGGCTGCTCTCGGGCATTAATGCGGGCGGCAATTTGGGGGCCGATATTCATGTCTCCGGTACTGTCGCTGCCGTACGGGAAGCAGCCCTATTGCGGATACCCGGCATTGCCCTGTCCCACTACATCCACCGAGGGCGGCCCATCGATTGGACCTTGGCCATTCGCCTGGCCACCAAGGTGCTGGAACGGCTGTTGGCACATCCTCCCAAGGCGGGGCAGTTCTGGAATGTCAACCTGCCGCACCTGACCATGGCAGACCCAGAACCGGAGCTAGTCTTTTGTCCGCTATGCACCCAGCCCTTGCCCACTGACTTCGTGGTCGAGGGCGATCAGTTCCATTACGTGGGGGACTACAGTCAACGGCGGTATGACCCTGATTCGGATGTGGCGGTGTGTTTCGGCGGACAGATCAGTGTCACCCCCATTCACCTATGGTGA
- a CDS encoding outer membrane beta-barrel protein — MTIRLFATLSAGVVAAAIATLPMAAQAQTAPTDYDYVGVGVGVGNVGDSDVGFAVNSKITLGDNVSLRPGAITDFDFDDGQTHVLVPITYDFNPVTPNGKLLPYAGAGLSVETGENEEVGGLLTAGADYRLTEQLTANAAVNWSISDTSPVNGVIGVGYTF, encoded by the coding sequence ATGACTATTCGTCTCTTTGCTACCCTGTCCGCTGGTGTTGTCGCGGCTGCGATCGCAACTCTGCCGATGGCCGCCCAGGCCCAAACCGCCCCCACCGACTACGACTATGTTGGCGTCGGTGTCGGTGTCGGCAACGTGGGCGATAGCGATGTCGGCTTTGCCGTCAACAGCAAAATCACCCTGGGCGATAACGTCTCCTTGCGGCCCGGGGCCATCACCGACTTTGACTTCGACGATGGCCAAACCCACGTCCTGGTGCCCATTACCTACGATTTCAACCCCGTTACCCCCAACGGCAAGCTATTGCCCTATGCTGGGGCCGGGCTCTCCGTAGAAACGGGTGAAAATGAGGAAGTGGGGGGCCTCCTCACCGCTGGGGCCGACTATCGCCTCACTGAGCAGTTGACGGCCAATGCCGCGGTCAATTGGTCCATTTCCGATACCAGTCCCGTCAACGGCGTCATCGGAGTGGGCTATACCTTCTAG
- the lipA gene encoding lipoyl synthase: MAVKPDWLRVKAPQWQRIGNVKAVLQDLGLNTVCEEASCPNIGECFHAGTATFLIMGPACTRACPYCDIDFEKTPKALDTTEPLRLAEAVKRMGLNHVVITSVNRDDLPDGGARQFVHCINQIRQESPTTTIEVLIPDLCGNWEALAAILAAKPDVLNHNTETVPRLYRRVRPQGNYRRTLDLLERTRGLSPKTYRKSGLMVGMGETDDEVRQVMADLRTVDCDILTIGQYLQPSAKHLAVQTFVPPEQFHAWRQAGEAMGFLQVISSPLTRSSYHAEQVQALMQRYPR; the protein is encoded by the coding sequence GTGGCGGTTAAACCAGATTGGTTACGGGTAAAGGCCCCCCAGTGGCAGCGAATTGGCAATGTTAAAGCCGTGCTACAGGATTTGGGGTTAAATACGGTGTGCGAAGAAGCCTCTTGCCCCAACATTGGGGAATGCTTTCATGCTGGCACCGCCACCTTCTTGATTATGGGGCCTGCCTGCACCCGGGCTTGCCCCTACTGTGACATTGATTTCGAGAAGACACCTAAGGCCTTGGACACCACTGAACCCCTACGCCTGGCCGAGGCAGTGAAGCGCATGGGGCTGAATCATGTGGTGATTACATCTGTGAACCGGGACGATTTACCCGATGGTGGGGCCAGGCAATTTGTCCACTGCATCAATCAAATTCGCCAGGAATCACCAACTACCACTATTGAAGTCTTGATTCCAGATCTGTGTGGCAACTGGGAGGCGCTAGCTGCCATCCTTGCCGCCAAACCCGATGTCTTAAATCACAACACCGAAACGGTGCCTCGACTATATCGTCGAGTGCGTCCCCAGGGAAACTACCGCCGCACTTTAGACTTGCTGGAGCGTACCCGTGGGCTCTCTCCCAAGACTTACAGGAAGTCGGGGCTGATGGTGGGGATGGGAGAAACCGATGATGAGGTGCGGCAGGTCATGGCGGACCTGCGCACCGTAGACTGTGATATCCTTACCATCGGCCAGTACTTGCAGCCAAGCGCCAAGCATCTGGCTGTCCAAACTTTTGTTCCCCCTGAGCAGTTTCATGCCTGGCGCCAGGCGGGGGAAGCCATGGGATTTCTGCAGGTGATCTCGTCTCCGTTAACCCGTAGTTCTTACCATGCCGAGCAAGTGCAGGCGTTAATGCAGCGTTATCCCCGTTAA
- a CDS encoding M23 family metallopeptidase yields MPPASRQLSRRHLLWAILGGATTVSLGRPRAALGYAVDIRPSAPELGDTIAVIVQSNQGGTAQPTVQLNGQAFPVFPLEAGRFRALLPTSPLNSPGRYLVQVIGDEPTRNLAVWLKNRHFSVQRITLPPDRASIEGTPHEFERVATFKQLVTPERHWQVPFLRPSQGRVSTPYGVRRYYNGVFARDYYHRGVDYAAATGSAVIAPAAGRIVLVGRVRDGFRLHGNTIGIDHGQGVASIFIHLSRIDVTAGEVVQAGQQIGGVGSTGVSTGPHLHWGLYVHGVAVDPVPWRYGGIG; encoded by the coding sequence ATCCCGCCGGCTTCCCGCCAACTTAGTCGCCGCCACTTACTCTGGGCCATCCTCGGCGGCGCCACAACCGTCAGCCTGGGACGTCCTCGGGCAGCCCTAGGTTATGCCGTGGACATTCGCCCTAGTGCTCCGGAATTGGGCGATACCATTGCCGTTATCGTACAGTCCAATCAGGGGGGGACTGCTCAGCCGACAGTGCAGCTAAACGGTCAAGCATTTCCGGTATTTCCCCTAGAAGCAGGGCGGTTTCGCGCCCTCTTGCCTACCAGCCCCTTAAATTCCCCCGGGCGCTATCTAGTCCAAGTGATAGGGGATGAGCCCACCCGTAACCTGGCCGTTTGGCTCAAGAACCGGCATTTTTCAGTCCAGCGCATCACTCTACCGCCGGATCGAGCCAGCATTGAAGGCACTCCCCACGAGTTTGAGCGCGTCGCTACTTTCAAGCAACTCGTTACCCCTGAGCGCCATTGGCAGGTGCCCTTTCTCAGACCCAGTCAGGGGCGGGTGAGTACTCCCTATGGGGTGCGTCGTTACTACAACGGCGTCTTTGCTCGAGACTACTATCACCGTGGCGTCGACTATGCTGCCGCCACTGGATCTGCCGTCATCGCCCCAGCCGCCGGTCGCATAGTCCTGGTCGGACGGGTCAGGGATGGATTTCGCCTCCATGGCAACACCATCGGCATTGACCATGGCCAGGGAGTGGCCAGCATTTTTATTCACCTCAGCCGCATTGATGTCACGGCAGGAGAAGTAGTACAGGCTGGCCAGCAAATTGGGGGGGTAGGCTCCACAGGGGTATCGACGGGTCCCCACTTACACTGGGGGCTATACGTTCATGGCGTTGCCGTAGATCCAGTGCCGTGGCGCTATGGGGGGATTGGGTGA
- a CDS encoding late competence development ComFB family protein, with the protein MSSIEKIVEQALQDGYLTPAMEAEVGRICDTASELSIEEYMALDRLMGALLTGEVVAVPRKQFINVMEELVLTEAIARVAEIEASSDQTLDLGDIAAYALNRLPPLYATTEEGANFQRNKARAELAGLISDEVEEAITRNLNKPEFYPERQSLKRKPTGDDVLGQVSSLLKDYAPKYEEVPK; encoded by the coding sequence ATGAGTAGTATTGAGAAAATCGTTGAGCAGGCGTTGCAAGATGGCTATCTAACGCCGGCCATGGAAGCGGAAGTCGGTCGTATTTGTGATACTGCTTCAGAGCTCTCCATCGAAGAGTATATGGCCCTTGATCGACTGATGGGGGCGTTATTAACCGGGGAAGTAGTGGCTGTACCCCGCAAGCAATTTATCAATGTCATGGAAGAGTTGGTCCTCACTGAGGCCATCGCCCGGGTGGCCGAGATTGAAGCTAGTAGCGACCAAACCCTCGATTTGGGTGACATTGCCGCCTATGCCCTTAACCGCTTACCCCCCCTCTATGCCACCACGGAAGAGGGGGCGAATTTCCAGCGCAATAAAGCTCGGGCAGAGCTGGCTGGCCTGATCTCTGACGAAGTTGAGGAAGCCATCACCCGCAACCTCAACAAGCCTGAGTTCTACCCCGAACGCCAAAGCCTGAAGCGCAAGCCCACCGGGGACGATGTGCTAGGTCAGGTCAGCTCTCTGCTGAAAGACTATGCGCCCAAGTACGAAGAAGTTCCCAAGTAA
- a CDS encoding L,D-transpeptidase, whose product MLSYLPITRCFMLLCFAAAGILVMGQRYSPVPRSPSPQPEFLQPLTLGALAPLMEQVPTMVRAHQYHLVVSLGQRRLELQQQGEPIVSYPVAVGQEDWQTPVGTFTVQTMRRHPVWQHPITGEPIAPGPENPLGARWIGFWQDGTYQIGLHGTNQEDSIGRAISHGCIRLRNVDIIDLYDRITLGTPITVTP is encoded by the coding sequence ATGCTAAGCTACCTACCCATCACCCGCTGCTTTATGCTGTTGTGCTTCGCAGCAGCAGGTATCTTGGTCATGGGGCAGCGGTATTCGCCAGTCCCGAGATCCCCATCACCCCAACCAGAATTCTTGCAACCCCTTACATTGGGGGCTTTGGCTCCTCTGATGGAACAGGTGCCAACCATGGTGCGGGCCCATCAGTATCACCTAGTGGTGTCTCTGGGGCAGCGGCGCTTAGAGTTACAACAGCAGGGTGAGCCTATTGTGAGTTATCCAGTGGCCGTTGGCCAAGAGGATTGGCAGACGCCGGTTGGCACCTTTACAGTCCAAACCATGCGGCGTCATCCCGTGTGGCAGCACCCGATCACAGGCGAGCCCATTGCACCTGGCCCCGAAAATCCTCTGGGAGCCCGTTGGATTGGCTTTTGGCAGGATGGGACTTATCAAATTGGCCTGCACGGTACTAACCAGGAGGACAGTATTGGTCGAGCCATCTCCCATGGCTGTATCCGGCTACGTAATGTCGATATTATTGACCTCTATGATCGCATTACCCTAGGAACCCCAATCACGGTGACTCCCTAG
- the dapF gene encoding diaminopimelate epimerase: MAVEFVKYHGLGNDFILIDNRHQPEPVWQPEQAMRWCDRNRGIGADGVIFALPAQRDTDYTMRIFNADGSEPEMCGNGIRCLARFLDALESAEGHPPTLPHAYRIHTLGGTITPELQPDGQVKVDMGVPKLLAQDIPTTLVAREQKVIDQMLRVAGQTWEVTGVNIGNPHCVTFVEDVAELPLVTLGPQFEYHPAFPQRVNTEFIQIIGPKHLKMRVWERGAGATLACGTGACAALVAAALTGRCDRTATVELPGGPLQIEWSANNRIYMTGPAERVFQGQVEA; encoded by the coding sequence ATGGCCGTTGAATTTGTGAAGTATCACGGGTTGGGCAACGATTTCATTTTGATTGACAATCGTCATCAGCCGGAGCCGGTGTGGCAACCCGAGCAGGCGATGCGGTGGTGCGATCGCAACCGGGGCATCGGGGCTGACGGGGTGATTTTCGCCTTGCCGGCCCAAAGGGATACAGACTACACCATGCGTATCTTCAATGCCGATGGTTCAGAGCCAGAGATGTGCGGCAATGGTATTCGTTGTCTGGCTAGGTTTCTGGATGCCCTGGAGAGTGCTGAAGGCCATCCACCGACGCTGCCCCATGCTTACCGCATCCACACCCTGGGGGGCACCATTACTCCAGAATTACAGCCCGATGGCCAGGTCAAGGTGGATATGGGAGTTCCCAAGCTGCTGGCTCAGGACATTCCCACTACCCTGGTCGCCCGTGAGCAAAAAGTCATCGATCAGATGTTGCGGGTGGCGGGTCAAACCTGGGAAGTGACTGGCGTCAACATAGGCAATCCCCACTGTGTCACCTTTGTAGAGGATGTGGCTGAATTACCCCTAGTGACTCTAGGGCCACAATTTGAATATCATCCGGCCTTTCCCCAGCGGGTGAATACGGAATTTATTCAGATCATCGGCCCTAAGCATCTGAAAATGCGGGTTTGGGAGCGGGGGGCAGGAGCTACCCTGGCCTGTGGTACTGGGGCCTGTGCTGCCCTAGTGGCTGCAGCGCTCACCGGCCGATGCGATCGCACCGCTACCGTTGAGCTCCCTGGCGGCCCTTTGCAGATTGAATGGTCAGCCAACAACCGTATCTACATGACTGGGCCGGCTGAACGGGTCTTCCAGGGGCAAGTAGAGGCCTAA
- a CDS encoding Uma2 family endonuclease codes for MSQPTASVTEAVAADDVQWLPSNLWSDEPPLESDFHRDQIDLLIRILRGWWCDRNDVYISGNLTIYYNQQQLKSRDFRGPDFFVVLGTEKKDRRSWVVWDEQGQYPNVILEILSTSTKQVDKGPKKVLYQNIFRTPDYFWFDPDTFELEGFHLLDGRYEPIPTTGQGWLWSNQLELYLGVHENKLRFFTPDGELIPSPEELAAQERQRAEQAEQELQRLRAQMKAQGIDPLDT; via the coding sequence ATGTCTCAGCCCACAGCCTCGGTTACTGAAGCGGTTGCAGCCGATGACGTGCAGTGGCTCCCGAGCAATCTCTGGAGTGATGAACCGCCCTTGGAAAGCGATTTTCACCGGGACCAAATCGACCTACTGATTCGAATCTTGCGCGGGTGGTGGTGCGATCGCAACGATGTTTACATTTCCGGTAACTTGACGATTTACTACAATCAGCAGCAGCTCAAATCCCGCGATTTTAGGGGGCCGGACTTTTTTGTGGTTCTAGGCACCGAGAAAAAAGATCGTCGCAGCTGGGTGGTATGGGATGAACAAGGCCAATATCCCAACGTAATCCTAGAAATTTTGTCCACCTCGACTAAGCAGGTCGACAAGGGGCCTAAAAAAGTCCTGTATCAAAACATCTTTCGTACCCCCGATTACTTTTGGTTTGATCCCGATACGTTTGAGCTAGAAGGCTTCCACCTGTTGGATGGTCGCTATGAACCCATTCCTACCACTGGACAAGGCTGGCTCTGGAGCAATCAACTGGAACTTTACCTGGGAGTGCATGAAAACAAGCTACGTTTTTTTACCCCAGATGGGGAATTAATTCCCTCCCCCGAGGAGCTAGCGGCACAAGAACGCCAGCGGGCAGAGCAGGCAGAGCAGGAACTACAGCGCCTCCGGGCTCAAATGAAAGCGCAGGGCATTGACCCTCTCGATACCTGA